In the genome of Spirochaeta cellobiosiphila DSM 17781, one region contains:
- the lgt gene encoding prolipoprotein diacylglyceryl transferase, whose translation MLAYLNYPSWIKPEIIPGLPIRWYGLMYLVAFAIAYYLLNYQIKQKKLNTQKDIVSDYVTWVIVGVIVGARIFATLVYDTSGRYWTAPWLIFWPFQNGHFTGLAGMSYHGGVIGGTIAAVIFSKIKKMDVLVWGDMLVTSIPLGYTFGRIGNFLNGELYGRVTTAPWGVIFPNAEKFDVNQPWVKDTMNRLNITIANNMDKINLPRHPSQLYEALFEGVILWLLLWFVIPRFVKVRGGLISFYLIGYGFFRFVIEYFREPDVGMDFPIMFGVQNNPNYLFQSLFNFTTGQILCFLMILGGIISYIAFVQVDRKTKK comes from the coding sequence ATGCTGGCATATTTAAATTATCCCTCATGGATTAAACCTGAAATAATTCCTGGGCTACCAATACGTTGGTATGGACTTATGTATTTGGTTGCTTTTGCTATAGCGTATTATTTATTGAATTATCAAATAAAACAGAAAAAATTGAATACGCAAAAAGATATTGTAAGTGATTATGTTACTTGGGTCATTGTTGGAGTTATTGTTGGGGCAAGAATCTTTGCTACTTTGGTATATGATACTTCTGGCCGTTATTGGACTGCCCCCTGGTTAATATTTTGGCCTTTTCAAAATGGTCATTTTACTGGCTTGGCTGGTATGAGTTATCATGGTGGTGTAATTGGAGGAACCATTGCTGCTGTTATCTTCTCAAAGATCAAGAAAATGGATGTTCTGGTTTGGGGCGATATGTTAGTAACCTCTATTCCATTAGGGTATACATTTGGAAGGATAGGTAATTTTTTGAATGGAGAACTATATGGGAGAGTAACCACTGCTCCATGGGGTGTTATATTTCCAAATGCTGAAAAGTTTGATGTTAATCAGCCCTGGGTTAAAGATACTATGAATAGATTGAATATTACTATTGCGAACAACATGGATAAAATCAATCTACCAAGACATCCTTCTCAGTTGTATGAAGCTTTGTTTGAAGGTGTGATTCTTTGGCTGTTGCTTTGGTTTGTCATTCCCCGTTTTGTAAAAGTTAGAGGAGGCCTGATTAGTTTTTATTTGATAGGCTATGGATTCTTCCGCTTTGTTATTGAATATTTTAGAGAACCAGATGTAGGTATGGATTTCCCCATTATGTTTGGTGTGCAAAATAATCCTAACTATCTTTTTCAAAGCTTATTTAATTTTACTACTGGTCAGATTTTATGTTTTCTAATGATTTTAGGTGGAATTATTTCTTATATTGCTTTTGTTCAAGTGGATAGAAAGACAAAAAAATGA